A genomic window from Chitinophaga pollutisoli includes:
- a CDS encoding TolC family protein, which yields MKLKQIFIFFLLLAAGSAQAQQVLTLEQAIDLGLKNNYDIRMARNDAEVAANDNAYANFAFAPRINGTAAKTWTRTATKQEFGNGTKRDTSGIKNQQWQAAVNLNWTLFDGLKMFATRQRVQAIEILGELNVRNQVENTVANIINSYYNIAQQKQQLRALAEQMSISDERVKLSDAKFQTGLAPKTDWLQAKVDYNAQRANWLRQQTVIEQSKASLNQLLAIADESVNYDVLDTIPLNLQMSYGQILENIQQTNPQLQISRQNLEISRITLKERKGDFFPVLSFNSAYNFNQSRASAAINQFSPIFNQNRGLNYGFSATVPIFNGLNSHRAYKAAKLDIEYQQIMLDNQASLVNLQLRNAFRDYEYYKMALELEQESVDLARENTMVALERFRQGVSTTLEVKEAQQSLELAAYRLIQARYNTKVAETELMRLKGSILK from the coding sequence ATGAAACTGAAACAGATATTCATCTTCTTCCTCCTCCTCGCCGCCGGTAGTGCGCAGGCACAACAGGTGCTCACGCTGGAACAGGCGATCGACCTGGGGTTGAAAAACAACTACGATATCCGCATGGCGCGCAACGATGCGGAAGTGGCCGCCAATGATAACGCCTACGCCAACTTCGCTTTCGCGCCGCGCATCAACGGCACCGCCGCCAAAACCTGGACCCGCACCGCTACCAAACAGGAATTCGGCAACGGCACCAAGCGCGACACCTCCGGCATTAAAAACCAGCAGTGGCAGGCTGCCGTGAACCTCAACTGGACGTTGTTCGATGGCCTGAAAATGTTCGCCACCCGCCAGCGCGTGCAAGCCATCGAAATACTCGGTGAACTGAACGTCCGCAACCAGGTGGAAAACACCGTCGCCAATATCATCAACAGCTATTATAACATCGCGCAGCAGAAGCAGCAATTGCGCGCACTCGCCGAACAGATGTCCATCTCCGACGAGCGCGTGAAGCTTTCCGACGCCAAATTCCAGACAGGCCTTGCGCCCAAAACCGACTGGCTGCAGGCGAAAGTGGACTACAACGCCCAGCGCGCCAACTGGCTCCGCCAGCAAACCGTCATCGAGCAAAGCAAAGCCTCGCTGAACCAACTGCTTGCCATCGCCGACGAAAGCGTGAACTACGATGTGCTCGACACCATACCGTTGAACCTTCAAATGTCGTACGGGCAGATCCTGGAAAACATCCAGCAGACGAACCCGCAGTTGCAGATCTCTCGCCAGAACCTGGAGATTTCGCGGATTACCTTGAAAGAAAGAAAAGGTGATTTCTTCCCGGTGCTTTCATTCAATTCCGCATATAACTTCAACCAGTCGCGCGCGAGCGCCGCCATCAACCAGTTCAGCCCGATCTTCAACCAGAACCGCGGCCTGAACTATGGCTTCTCCGCTACCGTGCCCATCTTCAACGGCCTCAACTCGCACCGCGCCTACAAAGCCGCGAAGCTCGATATCGAATACCAGCAAATCATGCTCGACAACCAGGCGTCGCTCGTGAACCTGCAGCTGCGCAACGCTTTCCGCGATTATGAATATTACAAGATGGCGTTGGAACTGGAGCAGGAAAGCGTGGACCTCGCCCGCGAAAATACCATGGTGGCGCTGGAGCGCTTCCGCCAGGGCGTATCTACCACGCTGGAAGTGAAAGAAGCGCAGCAAAGCCTCGAATTGGCCGCTTACCGCCTCATCCAGGCGCGCTACAATACCAAGGTGGCCGAAACGGAACTGATGCGCCTGAAAGGATCCATCCTGAAATAA
- a CDS encoding carboxypeptidase-like regulatory domain-containing protein produces the protein MKHFLLRYAVAAGVLCLAGLQGAKAQAVRLMGMITDADTRTGLPAVSVWNKRTGTGTISNESGRYYIEALPGDTIEFSSLSYVRAAFVAPGISSTRNVELQRHIMGLQGVNVRGRIYKQDSLAIRDQYERYFGYKRPGAMDVLKTLPSNPITALTYLVPSRARKRKEKFGEQLKYWEEEKHIDYRYNPDLVARVTKLESPELDSFMLAYRPPYSFLLNATEYDLLLFIKQSFERYQKNKGNLRKDTIE, from the coding sequence ATGAAGCATTTTCTGTTAAGATACGCTGTAGCGGCGGGCGTTTTATGCCTTGCCGGGCTGCAGGGGGCAAAGGCGCAGGCGGTACGGCTGATGGGTATGATCACCGACGCGGATACGCGCACCGGCCTTCCCGCGGTGAGCGTATGGAACAAACGCACCGGCACGGGAACGATCTCCAACGAGTCGGGCCGGTATTACATTGAAGCCTTGCCGGGGGATACCATCGAATTTTCCAGCCTCAGCTATGTGCGTGCCGCCTTCGTGGCGCCGGGTATTTCCTCCACCCGCAATGTGGAGCTGCAGCGGCATATCATGGGGCTCCAGGGCGTTAATGTCCGCGGCCGTATCTACAAACAGGACTCGCTCGCCATCCGTGATCAATATGAAAGATATTTTGGATATAAGCGCCCCGGTGCGATGGATGTGCTGAAAACGCTTCCTTCCAACCCCATTACCGCGCTCACTTACCTCGTTCCCAGCCGCGCGCGCAAGCGCAAGGAGAAGTTCGGGGAGCAGTTGAAATACTGGGAAGAAGAAAAGCATATCGACTACCGGTACAACCCCGACCTGGTGGCCAGGGTCACCAAGCTGGAGAGCCCCGAGCTGGATTCGTTCATGCTTGCTTACCGGCCGCCGTACAGTTTCCTGCTTAACGCCACGGAATACGACCTGCTGTTATTCATCAAGCAATCGTTCGAGCGGTACCAGAAGAATAAAGGCAACCTCAGGAAAGACACGATCGAATAA
- a CDS encoding efflux RND transporter permease subunit — translation MSLPSISLKRPVLAIVMNIIIVIFGLVGFTFLGVRDFPAIDPPVVNVRTSYPGANSDIIETQITEPLEKAINGVAGIKNISSLSSQGSSNITVEFELSEDLEAAANDVRDKVSQAQRNLPNDLEAPPVVSKADANSDAIISMTVQSNTRNQLEITEYATNVLLERLQTIPGVSAIQVWGEKKYAMRIWMDPARLSAYSLTPGDVQLALQRENVELPSGKIAGNATELTVRTFGRLDTEDEFNELIIKNVNGAEIRLRDVGQAVLGPENEETQLKESGIPQIALALIPQPGSNYVAIAEEFYKRYDQLKQEVPEDFSLNIAMDNTAFIKKSIHEVQETLIIALTLVILIVYLFFRDWLMALRPIVDIPVSLIGAFFIMYVCGFTINILTLLAIVLATGLVVDDGIVVTENIYKKIELGMPRMRAAKEGSEEIFFAVIATSVTLAFVFLPIIFLQGFVGSLFREFGIVVAGAVLISAFVSLTLTPVLNVKLARKTHKHSWFYEKTEPFFQWMERSYKNTLAGFVQVRWFAWVIIAACMAMIYVLFINIQSELAPIEDRSMFRLSITAPEGTSYDAMDEYVVNLVEFMKDSIPEKKVILSVTAPGFSGAGSVNTAFSFVTLPEPSERLRSQKDIVNMVNRNMYRFPQGRVFAIEQQTIQVGRRGGLPVAFVLQNVNFEKLSSVVPRFVEEASANPVFQGVDVDLKFNKPELRIHINRAKASELGVSVEDISSTLQLALSNRRFGYFIRNGKQYQVMGQVFRADRDDPVDLQSIYVRNTRGEAIQLDNLVTIEEETSPPVIYHYNRMKSATISAGLAPGKTIGDGIDAMNQIYANLEKEGVIDNSFDTALSGSSRDYAESGSNTMFALLLALILIYLVLAAQFESWIDPLIIMLTVPMAFAGAFLSLKLFNQTWNIFSQIGVIMLIGLVTKNGILIVEFANHMRDAGKEKAEAAIEGAVMRLRPILMTSLAMALGALPIAMSLGAASTSRIPLGIVIVGGIMFSLVLTLYVIPAVYTFLSRRKKNTEFEDAVTESKVPEEAASAAHA, via the coding sequence ATGAGCTTACCCTCCATATCACTCAAAAGGCCCGTCCTCGCCATCGTGATGAACATCATCATCGTGATCTTCGGCCTGGTGGGCTTCACCTTCCTCGGGGTGCGCGACTTCCCCGCCATCGACCCGCCGGTCGTGAACGTCCGCACATCCTACCCCGGCGCCAACTCCGATATCATCGAAACCCAGATCACAGAACCGCTCGAAAAAGCGATCAACGGTGTGGCCGGTATCAAAAATATTTCCTCCCTCAGCTCCCAGGGCTCCAGCAACATCACCGTGGAGTTCGAACTGAGCGAAGACCTCGAAGCAGCGGCCAACGACGTCCGCGACAAAGTTTCCCAGGCGCAGCGCAATCTGCCCAACGATCTGGAAGCCCCGCCCGTGGTATCCAAAGCCGACGCCAACTCGGACGCCATCATTTCCATGACCGTCCAGTCCAACACCCGCAACCAGCTGGAAATCACCGAGTACGCCACCAACGTGCTCCTGGAGCGGCTGCAAACCATCCCCGGCGTTTCCGCCATACAGGTGTGGGGCGAAAAGAAATACGCCATGCGCATCTGGATGGACCCCGCCCGCCTTTCCGCCTATTCCCTCACGCCCGGCGACGTACAGCTCGCCCTCCAGCGCGAGAACGTGGAACTGCCGTCCGGCAAGATCGCCGGCAACGCCACCGAGCTGACGGTGCGCACCTTTGGCCGGCTGGACACCGAAGATGAGTTCAATGAACTGATCATCAAAAACGTCAACGGCGCCGAAATCCGCCTGCGCGACGTTGGGCAGGCGGTACTCGGACCGGAAAACGAGGAAACACAGCTGAAAGAATCCGGCATCCCGCAGATCGCCCTGGCGCTCATCCCGCAGCCGGGTTCCAACTACGTGGCCATCGCCGAAGAGTTCTATAAAAGATACGACCAGCTGAAGCAGGAGGTGCCGGAGGATTTCTCCCTCAACATCGCCATGGACAATACCGCTTTTATCAAGAAGAGTATCCATGAAGTGCAGGAAACACTCATCATCGCCCTCACACTGGTAATCCTGATCGTGTACCTGTTCTTCCGCGACTGGCTCATGGCGCTCCGCCCGATCGTCGACATCCCCGTGTCGCTCATCGGCGCATTCTTCATCATGTACGTCTGCGGGTTCACCATCAACATCCTCACACTGCTGGCAATTGTACTGGCCACGGGGCTTGTGGTGGACGATGGTATCGTAGTCACGGAAAATATTTATAAAAAGATAGAACTGGGCATGCCCCGCATGCGCGCCGCCAAGGAAGGATCGGAAGAGATCTTCTTCGCGGTGATCGCCACTTCGGTAACGCTCGCGTTCGTGTTCCTGCCGATCATCTTCCTGCAGGGCTTCGTGGGAAGCCTATTCCGGGAATTCGGGATCGTGGTGGCAGGAGCTGTACTCATTTCCGCGTTTGTATCGCTCACCCTTACGCCGGTGCTCAACGTGAAACTGGCGCGCAAAACCCACAAGCATTCCTGGTTCTACGAAAAAACCGAGCCCTTCTTCCAGTGGATGGAAAGAAGCTATAAGAACACGCTCGCCGGGTTCGTACAGGTACGCTGGTTTGCCTGGGTGATCATCGCCGCATGCATGGCCATGATTTATGTACTGTTCATCAACATCCAGTCGGAACTGGCGCCCATCGAAGACCGGAGCATGTTCCGCCTTTCCATCACCGCGCCGGAAGGCACTTCCTATGACGCGATGGACGAGTATGTGGTGAACCTGGTCGAGTTCATGAAAGATTCCATTCCTGAAAAGAAAGTGATCCTTTCCGTAACGGCTCCCGGCTTCTCCGGTGCGGGTTCCGTGAACACGGCCTTCTCCTTCGTAACGCTCCCCGAGCCCAGCGAACGCCTGCGCTCGCAGAAAGATATCGTGAACATGGTGAACCGCAATATGTACCGGTTCCCCCAGGGCAGGGTGTTCGCCATCGAGCAGCAAACCATCCAGGTAGGCCGCAGGGGCGGGTTGCCGGTAGCCTTCGTCTTACAGAACGTAAACTTCGAGAAACTCTCCTCCGTGGTGCCCCGCTTCGTGGAAGAAGCCAGCGCCAACCCGGTGTTCCAGGGCGTGGACGTGGACCTCAAGTTCAATAAACCCGAACTCCGCATCCACATCAACCGCGCGAAAGCCAGCGAACTCGGCGTTTCCGTGGAAGACATCTCCTCCACCCTCCAGCTCGCACTGTCCAACCGCCGCTTCGGATACTTCATCCGCAACGGAAAACAATACCAGGTGATGGGCCAGGTGTTCCGCGCCGACCGCGACGATCCCGTGGATCTGCAAAGCATCTACGTCCGCAACACCCGTGGCGAAGCCATCCAGCTGGATAACCTCGTGACCATCGAGGAAGAAACGAGTCCGCCGGTGATCTACCACTACAACCGTATGAAGTCGGCCACCATTTCCGCAGGCCTCGCGCCCGGAAAAACTATCGGCGACGGTATCGACGCCATGAACCAGATATATGCCAACCTGGAGAAAGAAGGCGTGATCGATAATTCGTTCGACACCGCGCTCAGCGGTTCTTCCCGCGACTATGCCGAATCCGGTTCCAACACCATGTTCGCACTGCTGCTGGCGCTTATTCTCATTTATCTCGTACTCGCCGCGCAGTTCGAAAGCTGGATCGATCCGCTCATCATCATGCTGACAGTACCCATGGCGTTCGCCGGAGCGTTCCTCTCGCTGAAGCTGTTCAACCAAACCTGGAACATTTTCTCCCAGATCGGCGTGATCATGCTGATCGGGCTGGTGACGAAAAACGGTATCCTGATCGTGGAGTTCGCCAACCACATGCGCGACGCGGGCAAGGAGAAAGCCGAAGCCGCCATCGAAGGGGCGGTAATGCGCTTACGCCCGATCCTGATGACCTCGCTGGCCATGGCGCTGGGCGCGTTGCCCATCGCGATGAGCCTCGGTGCGGCATCCACCAGCCGTATTCCGCTCGGTATCGTGATCGTGGGCGGGATCATGTTCTCGCTGGTGCTTACGCTCTACGTGATTCCCGCGGTGTATACCTTCCTGAGCCGCAGGAAAAAGAACACGGAATTTGAAGACGCGGTAACCGAATCCAAAGTGCCAGAAGAAGCCGCTTCCGCCGCGCACGCCTAA
- a CDS encoding ATP-binding protein, giving the protein MEAYINWSGGKDASFALWQLQQSGGVRVRGLFTTLSEAYRRVSMHGVQEVLLDEQARRTGLPLKKAFLPENASMEDYNRIMSEALEGYQREGIRQAVFGDIFLEDLRAYREAQLAKAGMEGVFPLWKRDSTQLARDFIAAGFRAVIVCVNDRFLPAEFAGREFDAAFLADLPANVDPCGENGEFHSFVYDGPIFSSPVPFRMGDTVTRTYAPARNGDDCYKKEDNCFQEEGDQEEKPLAWDTRFHFRELLPV; this is encoded by the coding sequence ATGGAAGCATATATCAATTGGAGCGGGGGGAAAGACGCGTCTTTCGCCCTTTGGCAACTGCAACAGTCGGGCGGCGTGCGGGTCCGCGGGTTGTTCACGACGCTGAGCGAGGCGTACCGGCGGGTATCGATGCACGGAGTGCAGGAGGTTTTGCTGGACGAACAGGCGCGGCGCACCGGTTTGCCCCTGAAAAAGGCGTTTCTCCCCGAAAATGCGTCCATGGAAGATTACAACCGGATCATGAGCGAAGCTTTGGAAGGATACCAGCGGGAAGGCATCCGCCAGGCGGTGTTCGGGGATATTTTCCTGGAAGACTTACGGGCCTACCGGGAAGCACAGCTGGCGAAGGCGGGTATGGAAGGGGTTTTCCCGTTGTGGAAGCGCGACAGTACACAGCTGGCCCGGGATTTCATCGCGGCCGGTTTTAGGGCGGTGATCGTTTGCGTGAACGACCGTTTCCTGCCGGCGGAGTTTGCCGGGCGGGAGTTCGATGCCGCATTCCTGGCCGATCTTCCCGCGAATGTTGATCCTTGCGGGGAAAACGGCGAGTTCCATAGTTTCGTGTACGACGGCCCCATATTCAGTTCGCCAGTCCCTTTCCGCATGGGCGATACGGTGACGCGCACCTACGCTCCGGCGCGGAATGGCGATGATTGCTACAAAAAGGAAGATAATTGTTTCCAGGAAGAGGGCGATCAGGAGGAGAAACCCCTGGCCTGGGATACCCGCTTTCATTTCCGCGAGCTGCTCCCCGTATAA
- a CDS encoding acyl carrier protein, whose protein sequence is MSDIASRVKKIIIDKLGVDEAEVTPEASFTNDLGADSLDTVELIMEFEKEFNISIPDEQAETITTVGQAVAYLEEHVK, encoded by the coding sequence ATGTCAGACATTGCATCAAGAGTTAAAAAGATCATTATTGACAAATTAGGCGTTGACGAAGCCGAGGTAACTCCTGAAGCCTCCTTTACCAACGACCTGGGCGCTGACTCTTTGGATACGGTAGAACTGATCATGGAATTCGAAAAAGAATTCAATATCTCCATTCCTGACGAACAAGCAGAAACAATCACCACTGTTGGCCAGGCAGTAGCTTACCTGGAAGAACACGTAAAATAA
- a CDS encoding efflux RND transporter periplasmic adaptor subunit, translating to MRNKTLRIVILFLVLAVAGFFIYKLTAKNDANPGAPSAAGGARPAGKPIMADAYVVKPVKLDEIIEASGTLQSNEEVELKPEITGRITNIYFKEGAKVAKGTLLIKLYDGDILATLRKLELQRELARTTLARQESLLKINGISRQDVDVTTNQVAAYGADIEFNKAQLQKTEIRAPFSGTIGLRNVSEGAIVGPTTIMTTLQQLDPLKVDFASPEKYRNAIRKGDPVTFSVSGDTNRYRGSIYAIDPKIDLATRSVKIRAIVPNPNGILFPGSFARTSIQLKDNPNAIMIPSQAVIPGTRFKQVIVADSGKAKFVNVETGVRNENNVQITSGLEIGDTVITTGILSLKPGMTFKYNKVQ from the coding sequence ATGCGAAATAAGACTTTACGAATTGTTATTCTCTTCCTGGTACTGGCGGTGGCCGGCTTCTTTATTTATAAGCTGACCGCCAAAAACGACGCCAACCCAGGCGCCCCCTCAGCAGCCGGCGGCGCCCGCCCGGCCGGCAAACCCATCATGGCCGACGCCTATGTAGTGAAACCCGTGAAACTCGACGAAATCATCGAAGCCTCCGGTACCCTCCAGAGCAACGAAGAAGTAGAGCTCAAACCAGAAATCACCGGCCGAATCACTAATATATATTTTAAAGAAGGCGCAAAAGTTGCCAAAGGCACCCTCCTCATCAAACTGTACGATGGTGACATCCTCGCTACCCTCCGCAAACTCGAGCTCCAACGCGAACTCGCCCGCACCACCCTCGCCCGCCAGGAATCCCTCCTCAAAATCAACGGTATCAGCCGCCAGGACGTGGACGTTACCACCAACCAGGTAGCCGCCTATGGCGCAGATATCGAATTCAATAAGGCACAGCTCCAGAAAACGGAAATCCGCGCCCCCTTCAGCGGCACCATCGGCCTCCGCAACGTCTCTGAAGGCGCCATCGTAGGCCCCACCACCATCATGACCACCCTGCAGCAACTCGATCCCCTCAAGGTCGACTTCGCCTCGCCCGAAAAATACCGGAACGCCATCCGCAAAGGAGACCCCGTCACCTTTTCCGTTTCCGGCGACACCAACCGCTACCGCGGCTCCATCTACGCCATCGATCCCAAAATCGACCTGGCTACCCGCAGCGTGAAGATCCGCGCCATCGTGCCAAATCCCAACGGCATCCTGTTCCCCGGATCCTTCGCCCGCACCTCCATACAGCTGAAAGACAATCCTAACGCCATCATGATCCCGTCACAGGCCGTGATCCCCGGAACAAGGTTCAAACAGGTGATCGTCGCCGACAGCGGCAAAGCCAAATTCGTAAACGTGGAAACCGGCGTCAGGAACGAAAACAACGTGCAAATCACCAGCGGTCTGGAAATCGGAGACACTGTTATAACCACAGGCATACTCTCCCTCAAACCGGGTATGACCTTTAAATATAATAAGGTGCAATAG
- a CDS encoding GNAT family N-acetyltransferase: MPNIRLIEYGSCDYHDMVVLRDNILRRPLGLTFSTEYLRQEMNDFLIGCFDGKQIVGCCILTPVNNDVIQLRQMAVDENQQGKGTGSKILRFAEERARKEGFSELTMHARDVARPFYEKNGYSARGDIFTEVGIDHIEMYRKL, encoded by the coding sequence ATGCCCAATATCCGCCTGATCGAATACGGCAGTTGCGACTATCACGACATGGTCGTGCTCCGCGACAACATCCTCCGCCGCCCGCTGGGGCTCACTTTCTCGACGGAGTACCTCCGGCAGGAAATGAACGATTTCCTCATCGGGTGTTTCGACGGCAAGCAGATCGTAGGCTGCTGCATCCTCACGCCGGTCAACAACGACGTGATCCAGCTGCGGCAGATGGCGGTGGACGAAAACCAACAGGGCAAAGGAACCGGAAGCAAGATTTTACGCTTCGCGGAAGAGCGGGCACGCAAAGAAGGATTCTCTGAACTGACCATGCATGCCCGCGATGTAGCCCGCCCTTTCTACGAGAAAAACGGCTATTCCGCCCGCGGCGATATCTTCACCGAAGTGGGCATCGATCATATCGAAATGTACCGGAAACTGTAA
- a CDS encoding YcxB family protein, with protein MHLLQFTYKREEVINALRFHFLRRGEIRVFRVTLIILLLATVIGYVFRMVNFNAMLGIVLMMVLLGWAFWYLLPVSTYNKAATFRDNIRLRYNDEGMAIHTGQGERSMSWRSFSQIVETQSFFFLYRDKRSFFLIPTSAFENDEAHLQFRELMQKTFSDYSRKERG; from the coding sequence ATGCATTTGCTCCAGTTTACCTACAAGAGGGAAGAAGTTATCAATGCATTACGGTTCCATTTTTTACGCAGAGGCGAAATCAGGGTTTTTAGAGTAACGCTGATCATCCTGCTATTGGCTACCGTGATCGGATATGTGTTTCGTATGGTGAATTTCAACGCGATGCTTGGGATTGTGCTGATGATGGTGCTCCTGGGCTGGGCGTTCTGGTACCTGCTTCCTGTTTCCACTTATAATAAAGCCGCCACATTCAGGGATAATATCCGTTTACGGTACAACGACGAAGGCATGGCGATCCACACCGGCCAGGGCGAGCGGAGCATGTCGTGGCGCAGTTTCAGCCAGATCGTGGAAACGCAGTCGTTTTTCTTTCTCTACCGCGACAAGCGTTCTTTTTTTCTCATCCCCACCAGCGCTTTCGAGAACGACGAAGCGCACCTGCAGTTCAGGGAACTGATGCAGAAAACGTTTTCGGATTACAGCCGTAAAGAAAGGGGATGA
- the prs gene encoding ribose-phosphate diphosphokinase: MARKIVFSTQRYQYLKEALLAIAPEDWEPGLLSIRDFPDGEHYHRITSSVTGKEVVLIGGTIDDKETLELFDIANGCIQYGALCVNLVIPYFGYSTMERAVQYGEIVKAKTRATLFSALPAASNGIRVIMIDLHVDGISYYFERNVRPVHLYAKTIVQQAALDIAGGRPFVLASTDSGRAKWVESLANDLGVQAAFVFKKRVSGEETHVTAISANVQDTLVIIYDDMIRTGGSLINAAQAYKQAGASSIGVITTHGIFAGNGFRKIAESGLVEKLICTDTHPNALDISDPLLEVRSVAPVILSYFEDVPF; encoded by the coding sequence ATGGCCCGTAAAATCGTTTTTTCCACACAAAGGTACCAATATCTGAAAGAGGCGCTGCTCGCCATCGCTCCGGAAGACTGGGAACCGGGGCTTCTTTCCATCCGCGACTTCCCCGACGGGGAGCATTACCATCGTATAACCTCCAGCGTTACCGGGAAAGAAGTAGTGCTCATTGGCGGAACGATCGATGATAAGGAAACCCTGGAATTGTTTGACATCGCCAACGGCTGTATCCAGTACGGCGCGCTCTGCGTCAACCTCGTGATCCCCTATTTCGGATATTCCACCATGGAAAGAGCCGTGCAATACGGCGAAATCGTAAAAGCCAAAACCCGCGCCACCTTGTTCTCCGCCCTCCCCGCGGCGTCCAACGGGATCCGGGTGATCATGATCGACCTGCATGTGGATGGTATCTCGTATTATTTCGAGCGTAACGTCCGCCCGGTGCATCTCTACGCCAAAACCATCGTCCAGCAGGCGGCGCTGGATATTGCCGGCGGCAGGCCTTTTGTGCTGGCGAGCACTGATTCCGGCAGGGCCAAATGGGTGGAATCCCTGGCCAACGACCTCGGTGTGCAGGCCGCTTTCGTGTTCAAGAAAAGGGTCTCTGGGGAAGAAACGCACGTCACCGCCATCAGCGCCAATGTGCAGGACACGCTGGTCATCATTTACGATGATATGATCCGCACCGGAGGCTCGCTGATCAACGCCGCACAGGCATACAAACAGGCCGGCGCTTCCTCCATCGGCGTCATCACCACCCACGGTATTTTCGCCGGCAACGGTTTCCGGAAAATCGCGGAGAGCGGACTGGTGGAAAAACTCATCTGTACAGACACCCACCCCAATGCCCTCGATATCTCCGATCCCTTGCTGGAAGTGCGTTCCGTAGCGCCGGTCATCTTATCGTATTTCGAAGACGTTCCCTTTTAA
- a CDS encoding alkaline phosphatase D family protein, whose protein sequence is MAIFEYLNRTLMRLIPCLTLAILLSCTLASAQQQNLVAGPMTGSIALRDVIVWAEVSAAVKKVSVRYWPQQEPGKALSQSWTGPLGKAYNPVKIQLRNLAPGTAYAYELLVDDKSVRKSAFQTQTLWQYRMPAPDFTFLTGSCAYFNEEGFDRPGKPYGKDSSIFLTMAKEKADFMLWLGDNWYTREVDYHSAPGLAYRAHRDRSLPVLQPFLSAMPHYAIWDDHDFGPNDASKAYIFRDESREIFKDYWPNPTFGQDGKGIYTQFSFSDVDFFLLDGRYFSSGSRMPDSTGGQPNPEKKMYGDAQMEWLRNALLQSNARFKVIATGSQALNIYSRWDSFHHFPVEYHAFMNWLEEVDVPGIVFLTGDRHHSEVIRFNRPGNYPLYDITNSPLTSGEAAPSGEEVNSPIRVPGTLVVTQNYSRIKVFGPKEDRKMAVEFVNGKGKVLGKFEVSANDLKK, encoded by the coding sequence ATGGCTATATTTGAATACCTAAACCGCACCCTCATGCGCCTGATCCCCTGCCTTACCCTGGCTATCCTCCTTTCCTGCACCCTCGCCTCCGCACAACAGCAAAACCTCGTGGCCGGCCCCATGACCGGATCCATAGCGCTCCGCGATGTGATCGTGTGGGCGGAAGTATCGGCCGCCGTTAAAAAGGTGTCTGTCCGCTACTGGCCGCAGCAGGAACCCGGCAAAGCCCTGTCTCAAAGCTGGACCGGACCGCTCGGCAAAGCCTATAATCCCGTTAAAATTCAGCTCCGCAACCTCGCGCCGGGCACAGCATATGCATATGAACTACTGGTAGATGACAAATCCGTCCGGAAATCGGCCTTCCAGACCCAAACCCTCTGGCAGTACCGTATGCCCGCGCCCGACTTCACTTTCCTCACCGGCTCCTGCGCCTATTTCAACGAAGAAGGCTTCGACCGGCCGGGGAAGCCCTACGGCAAGGATTCTTCCATCTTCCTCACCATGGCCAAAGAAAAGGCTGATTTCATGCTCTGGCTGGGCGATAACTGGTACACCCGCGAAGTGGATTACCATTCCGCCCCGGGATTGGCGTACCGCGCCCACCGCGACCGCTCCCTGCCCGTGCTGCAGCCTTTCCTATCGGCCATGCCGCATTATGCGATCTGGGACGACCACGACTTTGGCCCCAACGATGCTTCCAAAGCCTATATTTTCCGCGATGAAAGCCGGGAAATTTTTAAGGACTACTGGCCCAACCCCACCTTCGGGCAGGATGGTAAAGGAATATATACCCAGTTCAGTTTCAGTGATGTAGATTTCTTCCTGCTCGACGGCCGTTATTTTTCCAGCGGCTCCCGGATGCCGGACAGCACGGGCGGCCAGCCCAACCCGGAAAAGAAAATGTACGGCGACGCGCAGATGGAGTGGCTGCGCAACGCTTTATTGCAGAGCAACGCCCGTTTCAAAGTAATCGCCACGGGGAGCCAGGCGCTGAACATTTATTCCCGTTGGGATAGTTTTCATCATTTTCCTGTTGAATATCATGCGTTTATGAACTGGCTGGAGGAGGTGGACGTGCCGGGGATCGTGTTTTTAACGGGCGACAGGCACCATTCCGAAGTGATCCGGTTCAACCGGCCGGGCAATTATCCCCTGTATGACATTACGAATTCCCCGCTGACGTCCGGAGAGGCGGCGCCTTCGGGCGAGGAGGTAAACAGTCCCATCCGGGTGCCGGGAACATTGGTGGTGACGCAGAACTACAGCAGAATCAAGGTGTTCGGTCCGAAAGAGGACCGCAAAATGGCGGTGGAATTCGTGAACGGGAAGGGGAAAGTGCTGGGGAAATTCGAAGTGTCGGCCAATGATCTGAAAAAATAA